Genomic segment of Agrobacterium larrymoorei:
GTGTTCATTGCGCCCGCCCGCTCCAGCGCCCAGAGGTCCGAGACATCTTCGACAACGATGATGACGGACTGGTCACGACGTTCATCCGAACACACGGTGCAGGGATCGATCGTATCGACATTGCCGCAGCAGGAGCAGATCTTTACCTTGTCATAGGCTTCGCCCATGGCGTGGCCGAGGGGACCGAGCAGCTGTTCCTTCTTTTTGATGAGGTGAAGGGCTGCGCGGCGGGCCGAGCGCGGCCCAAGCCCCGGCACCTTTGCCAGAAGCTGGATCAATTTTTCGATTTCAGGACCAGTGACTCGTTTTGCCATGAAGCGTTTCTACTGCATTAATCGTTGAACGGGAATCACAAGCGCGAAAGGCGTGTCATGAAAATTCAGGCCGTTTGCCGGGCCGAGCCCAGAGCACTCCCCGGCAAGACATCGAAGACCGGCATCTTCAAGCATGCCCTGCAAGGCCCGGTCATGGTGGATGAGGCTGGCATCGTGGGAGATGCCGTCTGTAACCGCAAGCACCACGGCGGGCCGGATCAGGCCATCTATGTCATGGGCTCCGCCGATCTGGATTTCTGGTCACGCGAACTTCGCCGTGAGATCGAGCCCGGATTTTTCGGTGAAAATCTGGTGATCGAGGGCATCGACAGCGCAGAACTTCATGTCGGCGACCGGCTGGAACTGGTGCAGGTCACACTTGAAGTCACCGCAGCGCGCATACCCTGCGCCACATTGAACGCCCGTATCGGTGATCCGCATTTTACCCCACGGTTCCGGGAGGCCGGTCATCCCGGCTTTTACTGCCGGGTGCTGAAACCCGGCATGATAGAGGCTGGCGAAAGCGTGACCTTCGTTCCCTATGAGGGGACGAAACTGCTGATCCCGGTCATCCTGCAGCGCTTCCGGCCCAACCGCCTGTCTGAGGAAGAGCGCGTCGCGTTTCTCGACACGCCCCTTGCCAGTCGCTTTCGCGCGATGATCGAGACTTAGCGCCGTTTCCAAGCAGCTTCTTAGAAAGGCAGCTTCATGCCGGGCGGCAGAGGAATACCGGCAGTGATGCCCGCCATCTTTTCCTGCGCCTGCGCCTCACCCTTTTCCTTTGCATCCTTGTGAGCTGCAACGATCAGGTCTTCGAGAATTTCGACGTCGTCTTCCTTGAAGAGCGATGGATCGACCTTGAGGCCGCGCATTTCACCCTTGCCGTTGAGTGTAACGGTGACGAGGCCGCCACCGGATGTGCCGTGGACTTCCAGTGCGGCAATTTCTTCCTGCACCTTCTCCATCTTGGCCTGCATTTCCTTGACCTTGCCCATCATGCCCATGATGTCACGCATGGCTGAAACTCCTCTTTTGTTGTAGCGGCGGATTGTCCGAAAACCGCTTCACACTTTTCGATCCGCCGCTTATTAGAATTCGATATCGTCGCCCGGAAGGATGTCACCTTCGCTGGATTCGGCAACGGAAGGCGGTGCGATCTCATCCGCCTCTTCCACCAATGGCGCGCGAATACGCACGTCCGTAATCTTGGCACCG
This window contains:
- a CDS encoding MOSC domain-containing protein; its protein translation is MKIQAVCRAEPRALPGKTSKTGIFKHALQGPVMVDEAGIVGDAVCNRKHHGGPDQAIYVMGSADLDFWSRELRREIEPGFFGENLVIEGIDSAELHVGDRLELVQVTLEVTAARIPCATLNARIGDPHFTPRFREAGHPGFYCRVLKPGMIEAGESVTFVPYEGTKLLIPVILQRFRPNRLSEEERVAFLDTPLASRFRAMIET
- a CDS encoding YbaB/EbfC family nucleoid-associated protein, giving the protein MRDIMGMMGKVKEMQAKMEKVQEEIAALEVHGTSGGGLVTVTLNGKGEMRGLKVDPSLFKEDDVEILEDLIVAAHKDAKEKGEAQAQEKMAGITAGIPLPPGMKLPF
- the recR gene encoding recombination mediator RecR is translated as MAKRVTGPEIEKLIQLLAKVPGLGPRSARRAALHLIKKKEQLLGPLGHAMGEAYDKVKICSCCGNVDTIDPCTVCSDERRDQSVIIVVEDVSDLWALERAGAMNTAYHVLGGTLSPLDGVGPEDLNIKGLIERVTAGGIKELIIAVNATVEGQATAHYITDRLTDLGVKITRLAHGVPVGGELDYLDEGTLTAALRARTAI